The Microcella flavibacter DNA segment CTGAGACGCGGCGGCGGGTCTCAGCGTCGGCGGTCGAGCACGCCGGGACCGACCGCGTCGCGGTAGCGGTCGAGCAGGCCGGTGCGGATGCCCGATGCTGAGGGCTTCATCTGGAACACGCTCGAGTTGTGGTTCGCCTCGATGAGCGCGGGCCCGTCCGGCGTGATCGCGATGTCCCATCCGACGTAGGGCACGGTCGGGAGCCGGCGGGAGGCCTCGTCGATCATGGTGAGCACCGCGTCGTACTCCGGCACGGCGAAGCCGGGGATCGCGACACCGGTGACGGGGTGCTCGCGGTAGATGTTCGACTGCTTATCGACGCCCGGCCAGAGCGCGACCCCGTGCTCGTCGAGCATGGTGAACATGCCGCCGCCGGCGAAGTTGTCGATGACGCCGCCGTTGCCGATGCGCAGCACGGCGGCGATGACGACGAGCTCGCCGTCGGGCTTGCGGTAGGTGATCATGCGCACGGTGTTGACGCTGCCGGGGTAGAGGGCGGCCATCCGCTCGTGCTGGGGGATGACCTCCTCGATGAGGCTCTGCCCACGGTCGATGATCGACTGCCGCCAGGCGGCCACGTCGACGATGTCCTCGCCCAGCGCGTAGATGCTGATGCCCGCGCCGCCCTCGCCGTGCGGGGGCTTCGCCAGTACGCGGGGGTGGCGGGCGAGGAAGGCCTCGACCTCGGGCAGCCCGGCGTCAGCCGCATCGAGCCATTCGCGGCGGATCATGTCGGCGAAGTCGCGGTAGAAGCGCGGCTTGTCGCCGAGGATCGCGCGCGAGTCCGCGCCGTTGAGTGTCGTGTTGAGGCGGAACGCCTTCGGGTGGGTCATCCACGTCGCGCGCTCGGCGGCCGACAGCGAGCGGATGTCCCACACGGCGTAGTCGCGGAACGCCATCTCGTAGCGCACTGAGCACCAGAGCATGTCGGCGACGATGACCGGCAGCGGGGCCTTCGAGATGCGCTTCGCCTGCCGCGCGCACTCCATGAGGTTGGTGGGGTTGAGGCGCACGGCCCGTTCGGCGAGGTAGCGGAGACGGAGACCGGATTGGCGCATTCGATCACGGTACACGCTCGCCCGCGGCCGCTCCGGGCGCCCGCGCCGCGATAGTCTGGCTGCTCGCCGTCGGCATCGGGAGCGCATCGTCCCGCGGCCGACGACCCGTGGGAAGGGCGCACGAACCGTCATGGCAATCTCTCTGAAGGCGCGGGCGCGCTACCTCGCGAACCGGGCCCGATCGTTCCGGCTCGGCCGCGTCTGGGGCTTCGCCACCCAGATCTCGAAGGAGCAGGGCAAGCACCCCGTGCCGGTGCTCGTCGACATGCTGTACTCCGCCGCGTTCCGCGACACGGCCTACCTCGACTACTACGAGGCCGATTTCGCGCTGCTCACCCGCGCCGAGCGCGCGACCTTCATGACCTCGCTGCTGCAGCACCACCTCGCGACCGCGCTCAACGACCGCGAGGCCTCGAAGACCTTCGAGAACAAGATCGCCTTCAACACGGCCTTCGCCGAGTTCCTGCACCGGGAGTGGATCGAGCTCGGCACGGCCGACGCCGAGGCGCTGCGCGCCTTCGCCGAGCGACACCCCGTCATCATCGCGAAGGTGCCGGTCAGCCGGGAGGGCAAGGGCGTCTTCCGCTACGACACGGCCGAGGTCTCCGACTGGCCGGCGTTCCACGCGGACCTGGTCGAGAAGGGGCAGGTGCTCATCGAGCAGCCCATCGTCCAGCATCCCTATCTCGCGAAGTACTGCGCCGGCACGGTCAACACCACGCGCATCACCACCTACTTCGACGGCGAGACGGTGCGGCCCGTCGTCGTCGCGCAGAAGTTCGGCCGCGGCGCGGTGAGCGACCAGTTCACCTGGGGCGGCTTCTTCACGATGCTCGACGAGCACGGGCGCGCGGTCGGCCCGGGCCACACCGGGCGGCACAAGAGCCGCTACGAGACCCACCCCGATTCCGGCGAGTCGATCGTCGACTTCCAGCTGCCGCTCTGGGACGAGGCGCTCGCCATGCTCGACGAGGCGGCGCGGCGCATCCCCGAGGTGCCCTACGTGGGCTGGGACGTCGCCATCGGCCCCGACCGACCGGTGCTGCTCGAGGGCAACTGGATCCCCGGCCTCTACGAGACGCGCGTGAGCGCGACCGGCATCCGGCGGGGCACGCGGCCGCTGCACGAGCGGGCCATCCGCGACGCCGGGACGCGGTGAGCGCACCCGGTGCGGGCGGCCCGCTGACGGCGCCCGTCCTTCGCCTCTCCCGGTCGGCGCTGCGGTCGAACGCGGCCGTCCTCGCCGCGAGCGACCCCGAGGCGGTCGCCGATCTGCGACGGGATGCCCGGGGCTGCGGCCTCGAGCGCATCGGCCGGGTGCTCGCCGAGGCCGGGCTGCGCCGCGCGGTGCTCGACGAGGCCGACGTCGCCGCGGCGCGCGCCCTCGGGCTGGAGCCGGCCGAGCCGCCCGCCGACCTCGACCTCGACCTGCTGCTCGGCCTGTCCGGGTCGGGCGGGTCGCCGGTCTGCACGCTCGTCTCCTCGGTGGCCTCGACCAAGGCGCTGCGCGCGGGGGAGGGCGTCTCGTACGGCCTCACCCACCGGGCGGCGCACGACACCCGCATCGCGCTCGTGCCCGGCGGCTACAGCCACGGCATCGTGCGCGCACTCGGCAACGCCGCCGCGGTGGCGATCGAGGGGCGTCGCCGTCCGATCGTCGGGCGCGTGGCGATGGACGTCCTGGTCGTCGATCTCGGCGACCTCGACGTCGCCGTCGGCGCACCGGTCGTGCTGCTCGGGGCGGCCGAGCGCGGCGAGCCCGTGCTCGATGAGTGGGCCGCCATCACCGGCATGACGGGGCCGGAGCTGCTCACCGCGATCGCGCTGCGCTGCGCGCGGGAGGACGTCGCATGAGCGCCCCCGCCGCCTACAGCGCCCCCGCGCTCGTCGTCGACCACACCGCGCTGCGCGACAACCTCGAGGCGGTGCGTGCGCGCGTCGCGCCCGCCGAACTCATCCTCGTCGTGAAGGACGACGCCTACGGGCAGGGGCTCGCGCCGGTCGTCCGCACGGCGATCGACGCCGGCGTCACGAGCTTCGGCGTCTCCGACCTCGGCACCGCGCTCGCGGTGCGGAGGCTGGTGGGGGAGGGACCCCGCATCATCGCCTGGCCGGCGGGAGCATCCCCGTTGCTCGGCGCCGCCGTCGACGCCGCCATCGATCTCGGTCTCGGCGACGCCGCGCAGCTCGAGGAGGTGGCCGCGATCGCGGCGGCCCGCGGCGCGACCGCCCGCGTGCACCTCAAGGTCGACACCGGTCTGCACCGCAACGGCTTCCGCCCCGAGGAGTGGTCGCCCGCCGTCGCCCGCGCGCGCGTGCACGAGGAGGCCGGGGCGATCGTCATCGTCGGCGCCTGGAGCCATATCGCCGAGGCGAGCGACGCCGAGGACGACGCGGCGCGGGCGCTCTTCGACGCGGCGCTCGAGCAGCTCGCCGTCGCCGGCTGCCGCATCGAGCTGCGCCACCTGGCGGCGAGCGCGGCGGCCTTCGCCCGCCCGGAGTTCCGCTACGACGCGGTGCGCATCGGGGCCTTCTGCTACGGCGTGCGCTCCGCCGACGGTCCGCGGGCGGCCGAGCTCGGCCTGCGCCCGGTGGCGGCGCTGCGGGGTGCGGTCACGGCCGTCGGCGAGGACGAGGTGCTCGTCGGGATCGGATCGCTCGACGGCGTGCCGTCGACGCTCGCGGGGCGGGTCGAGGTGGGGACGCCCGAGGGCCCGCGCGCGCTCCAGCGGGTCGACGCCGATACCCTCGCGGTGGCGCGCTGGCCGGGCGCGGCCGTCGGCGATCCGGTGACCGTCTTCGGCCCCGGCGGCCAGGGCGAGCGCTCGGCCACGACGCTGGCCGAGGCGATC contains these protein-coding regions:
- a CDS encoding sugar-transfer associated ATP-grasp domain-containing protein — its product is MAISLKARARYLANRARSFRLGRVWGFATQISKEQGKHPVPVLVDMLYSAAFRDTAYLDYYEADFALLTRAERATFMTSLLQHHLATALNDREASKTFENKIAFNTAFAEFLHREWIELGTADAEALRAFAERHPVIIAKVPVSREGKGVFRYDTAEVSDWPAFHADLVEKGQVLIEQPIVQHPYLAKYCAGTVNTTRITTYFDGETVRPVVVAQKFGRGAVSDQFTWGGFFTMLDEHGRAVGPGHTGRHKSRYETHPDSGESIVDFQLPLWDEALAMLDEAARRIPEVPYVGWDVAIGPDRPVLLEGNWIPGLYETRVSATGIRRGTRPLHERAIRDAGTR
- a CDS encoding sugar-transfer associated ATP-grasp domain-containing protein, encoding MRQSGLRLRYLAERAVRLNPTNLMECARQAKRISKAPLPVIVADMLWCSVRYEMAFRDYAVWDIRSLSAAERATWMTHPKAFRLNTTLNGADSRAILGDKPRFYRDFADMIRREWLDAADAGLPEVEAFLARHPRVLAKPPHGEGGAGISIYALGEDIVDVAAWRQSIIDRGQSLIEEVIPQHERMAALYPGSVNTVRMITYRKPDGELVVIAAVLRIGNGGVIDNFAGGGMFTMLDEHGVALWPGVDKQSNIYREHPVTGVAIPGFAVPEYDAVLTMIDEASRRLPTVPYVGWDIAITPDGPALIEANHNSSVFQMKPSASGIRTGLLDRYRDAVGPGVLDRRR
- a CDS encoding alanine racemase, whose protein sequence is MSAPAAYSAPALVVDHTALRDNLEAVRARVAPAELILVVKDDAYGQGLAPVVRTAIDAGVTSFGVSDLGTALAVRRLVGEGPRIIAWPAGASPLLGAAVDAAIDLGLGDAAQLEEVAAIAAARGATARVHLKVDTGLHRNGFRPEEWSPAVARARVHEEAGAIVIVGAWSHIAEASDAEDDAARALFDAALEQLAVAGCRIELRHLAASAAAFARPEFRYDAVRIGAFCYGVRSADGPRAAELGLRPVAALRGAVTAVGEDEVLVGIGSLDGVPSTLAGRVEVGTPEGPRALQRVDADTLAVARWPGAAVGDPVTVFGPGGQGERSATTLAEAIGTIGEEILLRVSPRIPRVHLPVGIDRSHRP
- a CDS encoding alanine racemase C-terminal domain-containing protein, with translation MSAPGAGGPLTAPVLRLSRSALRSNAAVLAASDPEAVADLRRDARGCGLERIGRVLAEAGLRRAVLDEADVAAARALGLEPAEPPADLDLDLLLGLSGSGGSPVCTLVSSVASTKALRAGEGVSYGLTHRAAHDTRIALVPGGYSHGIVRALGNAAAVAIEGRRRPIVGRVAMDVLVVDLGDLDVAVGAPVVLLGAAERGEPVLDEWAAITGMTGPELLTAIALRCAREDVA